From one Dermacentor variabilis isolate Ectoservices chromosome 3, ASM5094787v1, whole genome shotgun sequence genomic stretch:
- the LOC142574381 gene encoding uncharacterized protein LOC142574381: MAGGVLGGYGLGYGLGGYGLGYGGYGLGYGGYGLGYGGGYGLSGVGVGSSVALLSGGPAFAKAVAGPAFLVRTVHHVNKVSGGGALLAHSGLGGGGYGAGYGGLGYGGLGYGGLGYGGYGGYGYGGYGYKG; this comes from the coding sequence ATGGCTGGCGGAGTGCTTGGCGGATATGGCCTCGGCTACGGTCTTGGAGGCTACGGACTTGGTTATGGCGGCTACGGACTTGGTTATGGCGGCTACGGTCTAGGATATGGCGGTGGATACGGCTTGAGCGGGGTCGGTGTCGGTAGCAGCGTTGCTCTCCTGAGCGGAGGACCGGCGTTCGCCAAGGCCGTGGCTGGACCGGCCTTCCTGGTGAGGACAGTGCACCACGTCAACAAGGTCAGCGGCGGGGGAGCCCTCCTCGCCCACTCTGGTCTCGGAGGAGGTGGATATGGAGCTGGCTACGGGGGCCTCGGCTACGGAGGCCTCGGCTACGGTGGTCTCGGATACGGCGGTTATGGTGGATACGGATACGGTGGCTACGGCTACAAGGGCTGA